One window from the genome of Choloepus didactylus isolate mChoDid1 chromosome 2, mChoDid1.pri, whole genome shotgun sequence encodes:
- the INSRR gene encoding insulin receptor-related protein isoform X5 yields MAVPSLWPWVAGLLVNLLSLGFGLDTLEVCPSLDIRSEVAELRRLENCSVVEGHLQILLMFTATGEDFHGLSFPRLTQVTDYLLLFRVYGLETLRDLFPNLAVIRGAHLFLGYALVIYEMPHLRDVGLPALGAVLRGAVRVEKNQELCHLSTIDWGLLQPAPGANHIVGNKLGEECADMCPGVLGAAGEPCARTTFSGHTDYRCWTSSHCQTVCPCPPGLACTAGGECCHTECLGGCSRPEDPRACVACRHLYFQGACHRACPPGTYQHESWRCVTAEHCASLRSVPSRASTFSIHQGSCLAQCPPGFTRNGSSIFCHKCEGLCPKECKVGTKTIDSVQAAKELVGCTHVEGSLILNLRQGYNLEPELQSSLGLVETITGFLKIKHSFALVSLGFFKNLKLIRGDAMVDGNYTLYVLDNQNLQQLGPWVAAGLTIPVGKIYFAFNPRLCLEHIYRLEEVTGTRGRQNKAEINPRTNGDRAACQTRTLRFVSSVTEAHRILLRWERYEPLEARDLLSFIVYYKESPFQNATEHVGPDACGTQSWNLLDVELPLSRTQEPGVTLTPLKPWTQYAVFVRAITLTTAEDSPHQGAQSPIIYLRTLPAAPTVPQDVISTSNSSSHLLVRWKPPTQRNGNNTYYLVLWQRLAEDSDLYLNDYCHRGVQGGGAGQRGGGVGARAPPDPISLPPARAPGLRLPSSNSDPRFDREDGDPGVEVETGCYPCQHPPPGQALPPLEAQEASFQKKFENFLHNAITIPKSPWKVTSINKSPQRDSKRHRRAAGAPKLAANSSDFEIQEDKVPRERAVLSGLRHFTEYRIDIHACNHAAHTVGCSAATFVFARTMPHREADVIPGKVAWEEASKSSVLLRWPEPPDPNGLILKYEIKYRRLGEEATVLCVSRLRYAKFGGVHLALLPPGNYSARVRATSLAGNGSWTDSVAFYIPSPEEEDSGGLHILLTVTPMGLMLLIILAALGFFYGKKRHSTWYASVNPEYFSASEMYVPDEWEVPREQISIIRELGQGSFGMVYEGLARGLETGEESTPVALKTVNELATPRERAEFLKEASVMKAFKCHHVVRLLGVVSQGQPTLVIMELMTHGDLKSHLRSLRPEAENNPGLPRPALGDMIQMAGEIADGMAYLAANKFVHRDLAARNCMVSQDFTVKIGDFGMTRDVYETDYYRKGGKGLLPVRWMAPESLKDGIFTTHSDVWSFGVVLWEIVTLAEQPYQGLSNEQVLKFVMDGGVLEELEGCPSQLS; encoded by the exons ATGGCAGTGCCCAGCCTGTGGCCCTGGGTAGCAGGCCTGCTTGTCAACCTCCTCTCCTTGGGATTTGGCCTGGACACACTAGAGG TGTGCCCCAGCCTGGACATCCGCTCGGAGGTGGCAGAGCTGCGGCGGCTGGAGAACTGCAGTGTGGTGGAGGGTCACCTGCAGATCCTGCTCATGTTCACGGCCACGGGCGAGGACTTCCACGGCCTCAGCTTCCCGCGCCTCACCCAGGTCACCGACTACCTGCTGCTCTTCCGTGTCTATGGGCTGGAGACCCTGCGCGACCTCTTCCCCAACCTAGCAGTCATCCGTGGCGCCCACCTCTTCCTGGGCTATGCGCTGGTCATCTACGAGATGCCACACCTGCGAGACGTGGGGCTGCCAGCGCTGGGGGCCGTGCTGCGGGGGGCCGTACGTGTGGAGAAGAACCAGGAGCTCTGCCACCTCTCCACCATTGACTGGGGCCTGCTGCAGCCTGCACCTGGCGCCAACCACATCGTGGGCAATAAGCTGGGTGAGGAGTGTGCCGACATGTGCCCTGGGGTGCTGGGTGCTGCTGGTGAGCCCTGTGCCAGGACCACCTTCAGCGGGCACACCGACTACAGGTGCTGGACCTCCAGTCACTGCCAGACAG TGTGCCCCTGTCCCCCGGGGCTGGCCTGCACAGCAGGGGGCGAGTGCTGCCACACTGAATGCCTGGGGGGCTGCAGCCGGCCGGAAGACCCCCGTGCCTGTGTGGCCTGCCGCCACCTCTACTTCCAGGGCGCCTGCCACCGGGCCTGCCCTCCAGGCACCTACCAGCATGAGTCCTGGCGCTGCGTCACAGCCGAGCACTGTGCCAGCCTTCGCTCTGTGCCCAGCCGTGCCTCCACCTTCAGCATCCACCAGGGCAGCTGCCTGGCCCAGTGCCCTCCGGGCTTCACCCGCAATGGTAGCAG CATATTCTGCCACAAGTGCGAGGGGCTGTGCCCCAAAGAATGCAAGGTGGGCACCAAGACAATAGACTCTGTCCAGGCGGCAAAGGAGCTGGTGGGCTGCACCCACGTGGAGGGGAGCCTCATCCTCAACCTTCGCCAGGGCT ACAACCTGGAGCCAGAGCTGCAGAGCAGTCTGGGACTGGTAGAGACCATCACCGGCTTCCTCAAAATCAAGCACTCCTTTGCCCTTGTGTCCCTGGGCTTTTTCAAGAACCTGAAACTCATCAGGGGGGATGCCATGGTAGATGG GAACTACACTCTGTACGTGCTGGACAACCAGAACCTACAGCAGCTGGGGCCCTGGGTGGCCGCCGGGCTCACCATTCCCGTGGGCAAGATCTACTTCGCCTTCAACCCGCGCCTCTGCCTGGAGCACATCTACCGGTTGGAGGAGGTGACCGGCACGCGGGGGCGGCAAAACAAGGCGGAGATCAACCCCCGCACCAACGGAGACCGAGCCGCCT GCCAGACTCGCACCCTGCGCTTCGTGTCCAGCGTAACCGAGGCCCACCGCATCCTGCTGCGCTGGGAGCGCTACGAGCCGCTGGAGGCCCGCGACCTGCTCAGCTTCATCGTGTACTACAAAGAGTC CCCATTCCAGAATGCCACAGAGCACGTAGGGCCAGATGCCTGTGGGACCCAGAGCTGGAACTTGCTGGATGTGGAGCTGCCCCTAAGCCGCACCCAGGAACCGGGGGTGACCCTCACCCCTCTCAAGCCCTGGACACAGTACGCAGTGTTTGTGCGGGCCATCACGCTGACCACTGCTGAGGACAGCCCCCATCAGGGAGCCCAGAGCCCCATCATCTATCTGAGAACCCTGCCTGCAG CACCCACAGTGCCCCAAGATGTCATCTCCACGTCCAACTCCTCCTCCCACCTGCTGGTGCGCTGGAAACCGCCCACCCAGCGCAACGGGAACAACACCTACTACCTGGTGCTGTGGCAGCGGCTAGCAGAGGACAGCGACCTCTACCTCAACGACTACTGCCACCGCGGTGTGCAGGGAGGAGGCGCGGGCCAGCGGGGTGGGGGCGTCGGGGCGCGGGCGCCGCCTGACCCTATCTCCCTCCCGCCCGCCCGCGCGCCAGGCCTGCGGCTGCCCTCCAGCAACAGCGACCCCCGCTTCGACCGCGAAGACGGGGATCCCGGGGTCGAGGTGGAGACCGGCTGCTACCCGTGCCAGCACCCACCTCCCGGGCAGGCCCTGCCCCCGCTGGAAGCGCAAGAGGCCTCGTTCCAGAAGAAGTTTGAAAACTTTCTACACAACGCCATCACCATCCCCAA ATCCCCTTGGAAGGTGACATCCATCAACAAGAGCCCCCAAAG GGACTCGAAGCGGCACCGCCGGGCCGCGGGGGCGCCCAAGCTAGCGGCGAATAGCTCGGATTTCGAGATTCAGGAGGACAAGGTGCCCCGGGAGCGAGCGGTGCTGAGCGGCCTGCGTCACTTCACGGAATATCGGATCGACATCCACGCCTGCAACCACGCCGCGCACACAGTGGGCTGCAGCGCGGCCACCTTCGTCTTTGCGCGCACTATGCCCCACA GAGAGGCTGATGTTATCCCAGGGAAGGTGGCCTGGGAGGAGGCCAGCAAGAGTAGTGTCCTCCTCCGCTGGCCTGAGCCCCCGGATCCCAATGGACTCATCCTCAAGTATGAAATCAAGTACCGCCGCTTGGGAGAG GAGGCCACAGTGCTTTGTGTGTCCCGCCTGCGATACGCCAAGTTTGGGGGGGTCCACCTGGCCCTGCTGCCCCCTGGAAACTACTCTGCCAGGGTTCGGGCAACCTCACTGGCTGGCAACGGCTCCTGGACTGACAGTGTCGCTTTCTACATCCCCAGCCCAG AGGAGGAAGACTCTGGAGGGCTGCACATCCTCCTCACAGTCACCCCGATGGGGCTCATGCTGCTCATCATTCTTGCTGCCCTTGGTTTCTTCTACGGCAAGAAGAG ACACAGCACCTGGTATGCCTCTGTGAATCCGGAGTACTTCAGCGCCTCTGAGA TGTACGTCCCTGACGAGTGGGAGGTGCCTCGGGAGCAGATCTCCATAATCCGGGAACTAGGCCAGGGCTCCTTCGGGATGGTATACGAGGGACTGGCACGAGGACTTGAGACTGGAGAGGAGTCTACTCCCGTGGCCCTGAAGACGGTGAATGAACTGGCCACCCCCCGGGAACGCGCTGAGTTCCTCAAGGAGGCCTCTGTCATGAAAGCATTCAAGTGTCACCACGTG GTACGCCTCCTGGGTGTGGTGTCCCAGGGCCAGCCAACTCTGGTCATCATGGAGTTAATGACCCATGGGGACCTCAAGAGTCACCTTCGATCTCTGCGACCCGAGGCAGAG AACAACCCCGGGCTCCCACGGCCGGCACTGGGAGACATGATCCAGATGGCTGGTGAGATTGCAGATGGCATGGCCTACCTAGCTGCCAACAAATTTGTGCACCGAGACCTGGCAGCCCGCAACTGCATGGTGTCCCAGGACTTCACCGTCAAGATCGGGG ACTTCGGGATGACTCGGGACGTGTATGAGACAGATTATTACCGCAAGGGTGGGAAGGGGCTATTGCCCGTGCGCTGGATGGCCCCTGAGTCCCTCAAAGACGGAATCTTCACCACCCACTCGGATGTCTG GTCCTTCGGCGTGGTGCTCTGGGAGATCGTGACCCTGGCTGAGCAACCCTACCAGGGCCTGTCCAACGAGCAGGTACTCAAGTTTGTCATGGATGGTGGAGTCCTGGAGGAGCTGGAGGGCTGTCCTTCTCAGCT GAGCTGA
- the INSRR gene encoding insulin receptor-related protein isoform X3: MAVPSLWPWVAGLLVNLLSLGFGLDTLEVCPSLDIRSEVAELRRLENCSVVEGHLQILLMFTATGEDFHGLSFPRLTQVTDYLLLFRVYGLETLRDLFPNLAVIRGAHLFLGYALVIYEMPHLRDVGLPALGAVLRGAVRVEKNQELCHLSTIDWGLLQPAPGANHIVGNKLGEECADMCPGVLGAAGEPCARTTFSGHTDYRCWTSSHCQTVCPCPPGLACTAGGECCHTECLGGCSRPEDPRACVACRHLYFQGACHRACPPGTYQHESWRCVTAEHCASLRSVPSRASTFSIHQGSCLAQCPPGFTRNGSSIFCHKCEGLCPKECKVGTKTIDSVQAAKELVGCTHVEGSLILNLRQGYNLEPELQSSLGLVETITGFLKIKHSFALVSLGFFKNLKLIRGDAMVDGNYTLYVLDNQNLQQLGPWVAAGLTIPVGKIYFAFNPRLCLEHIYRLEEVTGTRGRQNKAEINPRTNGDRAACQTRTLRFVSSVTEAHRILLRWERYEPLEARDLLSFIVYYKESPFQNATEHVGPDACGTQSWNLLDVELPLSRTQEPGVTLTPLKPWTQYAVFVRAITLTTAEDSPHQGAQSPIIYLRTLPAAPTVPQDVISTSNSSSHLLVRWKPPTQRNGNNTYYLVLWQRLAEDSDLYLNDYCHRGLRLPSSNSDPRFDREDGDPGVEVETGCYPCQHPPPGQALPPLEAQEASFQKKFENFLHNAITIPKSPWKVTSINKSPQRDSKRHRRAAGAPKLAANSSDFEIQEDKVPRERAVLSGLRHFTEYRIDIHACNHAAHTVGCSAATFVFARTMPHREADVIPGKVAWEEASKSSVLLRWPEPPDPNGLILKYEIKYRRLGEEATVLCVSRLRYAKFGGVHLALLPPGNYSARVRATSLAGNGSWTDSVAFYIPSPEEEDSGGLHILLTVTPMGLMLLIILAALGFFYGKKRHSTWYASVNPEYFSASEMYVPDEWEVPREQISIIRELGQGSFGMVYEGLARGLETGEESTPVALKTVNELATPRERAEFLKEASVMKAFKCHHVVRLLGVVSQGQPTLVIMELMTHGDLKSHLRSLRPEAENNPGLPRPALGDMIQMAGEIADGMAYLAANKFVHRDLAARNCMVSQDFTVKIGDFGMTRDVYETDYYRKGGKGLLPVRWMAPESLKDGIFTTHSDVWSFGVVLWEIVTLAEQPYQGLSNEQVLKFVMDGGVLEELEGCPSQLQELMCRCWQQNPRLRPTFTHILDSIQGEMQPSFCLLSFYHSPKCRGGRGSLLPTDAEPDSPAAPGGASSDCSSRNGGPGR; encoded by the exons ATGGCAGTGCCCAGCCTGTGGCCCTGGGTAGCAGGCCTGCTTGTCAACCTCCTCTCCTTGGGATTTGGCCTGGACACACTAGAGG TGTGCCCCAGCCTGGACATCCGCTCGGAGGTGGCAGAGCTGCGGCGGCTGGAGAACTGCAGTGTGGTGGAGGGTCACCTGCAGATCCTGCTCATGTTCACGGCCACGGGCGAGGACTTCCACGGCCTCAGCTTCCCGCGCCTCACCCAGGTCACCGACTACCTGCTGCTCTTCCGTGTCTATGGGCTGGAGACCCTGCGCGACCTCTTCCCCAACCTAGCAGTCATCCGTGGCGCCCACCTCTTCCTGGGCTATGCGCTGGTCATCTACGAGATGCCACACCTGCGAGACGTGGGGCTGCCAGCGCTGGGGGCCGTGCTGCGGGGGGCCGTACGTGTGGAGAAGAACCAGGAGCTCTGCCACCTCTCCACCATTGACTGGGGCCTGCTGCAGCCTGCACCTGGCGCCAACCACATCGTGGGCAATAAGCTGGGTGAGGAGTGTGCCGACATGTGCCCTGGGGTGCTGGGTGCTGCTGGTGAGCCCTGTGCCAGGACCACCTTCAGCGGGCACACCGACTACAGGTGCTGGACCTCCAGTCACTGCCAGACAG TGTGCCCCTGTCCCCCGGGGCTGGCCTGCACAGCAGGGGGCGAGTGCTGCCACACTGAATGCCTGGGGGGCTGCAGCCGGCCGGAAGACCCCCGTGCCTGTGTGGCCTGCCGCCACCTCTACTTCCAGGGCGCCTGCCACCGGGCCTGCCCTCCAGGCACCTACCAGCATGAGTCCTGGCGCTGCGTCACAGCCGAGCACTGTGCCAGCCTTCGCTCTGTGCCCAGCCGTGCCTCCACCTTCAGCATCCACCAGGGCAGCTGCCTGGCCCAGTGCCCTCCGGGCTTCACCCGCAATGGTAGCAG CATATTCTGCCACAAGTGCGAGGGGCTGTGCCCCAAAGAATGCAAGGTGGGCACCAAGACAATAGACTCTGTCCAGGCGGCAAAGGAGCTGGTGGGCTGCACCCACGTGGAGGGGAGCCTCATCCTCAACCTTCGCCAGGGCT ACAACCTGGAGCCAGAGCTGCAGAGCAGTCTGGGACTGGTAGAGACCATCACCGGCTTCCTCAAAATCAAGCACTCCTTTGCCCTTGTGTCCCTGGGCTTTTTCAAGAACCTGAAACTCATCAGGGGGGATGCCATGGTAGATGG GAACTACACTCTGTACGTGCTGGACAACCAGAACCTACAGCAGCTGGGGCCCTGGGTGGCCGCCGGGCTCACCATTCCCGTGGGCAAGATCTACTTCGCCTTCAACCCGCGCCTCTGCCTGGAGCACATCTACCGGTTGGAGGAGGTGACCGGCACGCGGGGGCGGCAAAACAAGGCGGAGATCAACCCCCGCACCAACGGAGACCGAGCCGCCT GCCAGACTCGCACCCTGCGCTTCGTGTCCAGCGTAACCGAGGCCCACCGCATCCTGCTGCGCTGGGAGCGCTACGAGCCGCTGGAGGCCCGCGACCTGCTCAGCTTCATCGTGTACTACAAAGAGTC CCCATTCCAGAATGCCACAGAGCACGTAGGGCCAGATGCCTGTGGGACCCAGAGCTGGAACTTGCTGGATGTGGAGCTGCCCCTAAGCCGCACCCAGGAACCGGGGGTGACCCTCACCCCTCTCAAGCCCTGGACACAGTACGCAGTGTTTGTGCGGGCCATCACGCTGACCACTGCTGAGGACAGCCCCCATCAGGGAGCCCAGAGCCCCATCATCTATCTGAGAACCCTGCCTGCAG CACCCACAGTGCCCCAAGATGTCATCTCCACGTCCAACTCCTCCTCCCACCTGCTGGTGCGCTGGAAACCGCCCACCCAGCGCAACGGGAACAACACCTACTACCTGGTGCTGTGGCAGCGGCTAGCAGAGGACAGCGACCTCTACCTCAACGACTACTGCCACCGCG GCCTGCGGCTGCCCTCCAGCAACAGCGACCCCCGCTTCGACCGCGAAGACGGGGATCCCGGGGTCGAGGTGGAGACCGGCTGCTACCCGTGCCAGCACCCACCTCCCGGGCAGGCCCTGCCCCCGCTGGAAGCGCAAGAGGCCTCGTTCCAGAAGAAGTTTGAAAACTTTCTACACAACGCCATCACCATCCCCAA ATCCCCTTGGAAGGTGACATCCATCAACAAGAGCCCCCAAAG GGACTCGAAGCGGCACCGCCGGGCCGCGGGGGCGCCCAAGCTAGCGGCGAATAGCTCGGATTTCGAGATTCAGGAGGACAAGGTGCCCCGGGAGCGAGCGGTGCTGAGCGGCCTGCGTCACTTCACGGAATATCGGATCGACATCCACGCCTGCAACCACGCCGCGCACACAGTGGGCTGCAGCGCGGCCACCTTCGTCTTTGCGCGCACTATGCCCCACA GAGAGGCTGATGTTATCCCAGGGAAGGTGGCCTGGGAGGAGGCCAGCAAGAGTAGTGTCCTCCTCCGCTGGCCTGAGCCCCCGGATCCCAATGGACTCATCCTCAAGTATGAAATCAAGTACCGCCGCTTGGGAGAG GAGGCCACAGTGCTTTGTGTGTCCCGCCTGCGATACGCCAAGTTTGGGGGGGTCCACCTGGCCCTGCTGCCCCCTGGAAACTACTCTGCCAGGGTTCGGGCAACCTCACTGGCTGGCAACGGCTCCTGGACTGACAGTGTCGCTTTCTACATCCCCAGCCCAG AGGAGGAAGACTCTGGAGGGCTGCACATCCTCCTCACAGTCACCCCGATGGGGCTCATGCTGCTCATCATTCTTGCTGCCCTTGGTTTCTTCTACGGCAAGAAGAG ACACAGCACCTGGTATGCCTCTGTGAATCCGGAGTACTTCAGCGCCTCTGAGA TGTACGTCCCTGACGAGTGGGAGGTGCCTCGGGAGCAGATCTCCATAATCCGGGAACTAGGCCAGGGCTCCTTCGGGATGGTATACGAGGGACTGGCACGAGGACTTGAGACTGGAGAGGAGTCTACTCCCGTGGCCCTGAAGACGGTGAATGAACTGGCCACCCCCCGGGAACGCGCTGAGTTCCTCAAGGAGGCCTCTGTCATGAAAGCATTCAAGTGTCACCACGTG GTACGCCTCCTGGGTGTGGTGTCCCAGGGCCAGCCAACTCTGGTCATCATGGAGTTAATGACCCATGGGGACCTCAAGAGTCACCTTCGATCTCTGCGACCCGAGGCAGAG AACAACCCCGGGCTCCCACGGCCGGCACTGGGAGACATGATCCAGATGGCTGGTGAGATTGCAGATGGCATGGCCTACCTAGCTGCCAACAAATTTGTGCACCGAGACCTGGCAGCCCGCAACTGCATGGTGTCCCAGGACTTCACCGTCAAGATCGGGG ACTTCGGGATGACTCGGGACGTGTATGAGACAGATTATTACCGCAAGGGTGGGAAGGGGCTATTGCCCGTGCGCTGGATGGCCCCTGAGTCCCTCAAAGACGGAATCTTCACCACCCACTCGGATGTCTG GTCCTTCGGCGTGGTGCTCTGGGAGATCGTGACCCTGGCTGAGCAACCCTACCAGGGCCTGTCCAACGAGCAGGTACTCAAGTTTGTCATGGATGGTGGAGTCCTGGAGGAGCTGGAGGGCTGTCCTTCTCAGCT GCAGGAGCTGATGTGCCGCTGCTGGCAGCAGAACCCGCGCCTGCGCCCAACCTTCACCCACATCCTGGACAGTATACAGGGGGAGATGCAGCCCTCCTTCTGCCTGCTGTCCTTCTATCACAGCCCCAAGTGCCGGGGTGGCCGCGGCTCCCTGCTGCCCACTGATGCAGAGCCTGACTCCCCTGCAGCCCCAGGAGGGGCTTCGTCAGACTGCAGCTCCCGAAACGGGGGTCCTGGGCGCTGA